A region from the Desulfomarina profundi genome encodes:
- a CDS encoding ATP-binding protein: MGERSSVPAEVGRELFYSIQDPLLVVTPEGKIVEVNPALLKAARKTREEIVGEGVCKIIHGGRWPHIKCPLEEFLLTCSPRIEDTRLPGLNGEYSLNVVPIEGTVQEGSLILLIARKLTKDEVRKVDSIRTAQLAAIGELAAGVAHEVNNPINGIINFAQILLDDNPQDSEQAEILRRIVNEGERIATIIYNLLSFAREDGSDFVSVDLNEILKESLSLVQHQLKKDGIKIVTECFQPSCLVSGNFLQLQQVILNLINNSRYALNERYVNGAEDKCIYITCQPVVVDEEKYIRLVVKDLGTGIPQGILDKLFEPFFTSKPAGKGSGLGLSISYGIVKNHNGVLKVDSVLNQYTEMTIEIPALEV; encoded by the coding sequence ATGGGAGAAAGGTCATCAGTTCCGGCAGAAGTTGGAAGAGAATTGTTTTATTCGATACAGGATCCCCTGCTTGTTGTAACGCCAGAGGGAAAAATTGTTGAAGTTAATCCTGCTTTGCTTAAAGCGGCTCGCAAAACAAGAGAAGAAATTGTTGGGGAAGGTGTCTGCAAGATTATTCACGGAGGTCGCTGGCCACATATCAAATGTCCCCTGGAAGAATTTTTGCTGACGTGTTCTCCGAGGATTGAGGATACTCGTTTACCTGGGCTCAATGGGGAGTATTCGCTTAACGTGGTTCCTATTGAAGGTACTGTCCAGGAAGGCTCCCTGATTCTTCTTATTGCCAGAAAACTGACCAAAGATGAGGTTAGAAAAGTTGATTCAATCAGAACTGCCCAGCTTGCGGCTATAGGAGAACTTGCAGCAGGTGTTGCCCATGAAGTAAACAATCCCATTAACGGAATTATTAATTTTGCACAGATTCTGCTTGATGACAATCCACAGGATTCTGAACAGGCCGAGATTTTAAGACGTATTGTTAATGAAGGAGAGAGAATAGCAACAATTATTTACAACTTGCTCTCGTTTGCTCGCGAAGATGGCAGCGATTTCGTTTCTGTTGATTTAAATGAAATTTTAAAAGAGAGTCTGTCTCTTGTTCAGCATCAGTTGAAGAAAGATGGTATCAAAATAGTTACTGAATGCTTTCAGCCTTCATGTCTAGTGTCCGGTAATTTTTTGCAGTTACAACAGGTTATACTGAATCTTATCAATAATAGCAGGTATGCCTTGAATGAACGGTATGTTAACGGAGCCGAGGATAAATGTATATACATTACTTGCCAGCCGGTTGTTGTAGATGAAGAGAAATATATACGTCTTGTGGTAAAAGATCTGGGAACCGGGATTCCCCAGGGAATTCTGGACAAACTCTTTGAACCATTTTTCACCAGCAAACCCGCTGGGAAAGGATCTGGATTGGGTCTCAGTATCAGTTATGGTATTGTGAAAAACCATAACGGCGTATTAAAGGTGGATTCTGTTTTAAATCAATATACTGAAATGACGATTGAAATTCCAGCGTTGGAGGTATGA
- a CDS encoding rhodanese-like domain-containing protein, with the protein MKKSNLIIVWVVSLLCCLGKSPGMVFAFEEIPTIGAEALKYELYHGPPMVLANALSPIEFKDLTIRRSVNIPSSRVEGNPFLPKNKDTLIVFFCKGPG; encoded by the coding sequence ATGAAAAAAAGTAACCTGATAATCGTATGGGTTGTTTCTCTTCTCTGCTGTTTGGGGAAATCCCCCGGCATGGTATTTGCTTTTGAAGAAATTCCAACAATAGGGGCAGAGGCATTGAAGTATGAGCTTTACCATGGACCTCCAATGGTTCTGGCCAATGCTTTAAGCCCAATTGAATTCAAAGACCTTACAATTAGGAGGTCTGTTAATATACCTTCAAGCAGAGTCGAAGGTAATCCTTTCCTGCCCAAAAATAAAGACACATTGATTGTGTTTTTCTGTAAAGGACCTGGCTGA
- a CDS encoding rhodanese-like domain-containing protein: MNYPRIDIPVMYPEEVYKKLDSLVILDIGGPELHKIGSISQGSVIHIALDDLEDKYEELPKDKLLVITDVAGKQENIAGRFLTMKGFTKLAAMGGGGRAWFKMIRVKEMMHQKKEPRKKE, encoded by the coding sequence GTGAATTATCCGAGAATAGATATTCCTGTCATGTATCCTGAAGAAGTGTATAAAAAATTGGATAGTCTGGTAATACTTGATATAGGTGGTCCTGAATTGCATAAAATCGGTTCAATAAGTCAGGGCAGTGTCATTCATATCGCTTTGGATGATCTTGAGGATAAATATGAAGAGCTTCCAAAGGATAAACTTCTGGTCATTACTGATGTGGCAGGTAAGCAGGAGAATATCGCCGGTAGGTTTTTGACTATGAAGGGGTTTACAAAGCTTGCGGCAATGGGTGGAGGAGGTCGAGCCTGGTTCAAAATGATCAGAGTCAAAGAGATGATGCATCAGAAGAAAGAGCCGAGGAAGAAGGAATAG
- a CDS encoding formate dehydrogenase subunit gamma, whose amino-acid sequence MSKTETVYVQRFNVFARLLHLTVIISFLTLALTGMALKFADEPWAGTIAAVFGSFRVLGVLHRIGAVLTFGYFFLHFILIFQNWRKTDRSLVSFILDKTIGMVPNIQDVKEIGQTLKWFVGAGDRPRYGRWTYWEKFDYFAVFWGVAVIGLTGICLWFPEWVTQFFPGSWLNIATIIHSDEALLATGFIFTIHFFNTHIRPEKWPLDRVIFTGTITLDELKHERPREYEMLVEEGRLDDVIVDRPPLWLIIFSYVFGFSALTIGMILVFTIIYTIFKMTFL is encoded by the coding sequence ATGAGCAAAACTGAAACAGTATACGTTCAGAGATTTAATGTTTTTGCGCGATTGTTGCATTTAACGGTAATTATAAGTTTCCTGACTCTCGCCCTGACCGGTATGGCGTTGAAATTTGCTGATGAACCATGGGCCGGCACTATTGCAGCAGTTTTTGGAAGTTTCAGAGTTCTGGGAGTCCTTCATAGGATCGGAGCTGTTTTAACATTTGGCTATTTTTTCCTGCATTTTATTTTGATTTTTCAAAACTGGCGGAAAACCGACAGATCGCTGGTCAGTTTTATTCTCGATAAGACCATAGGTATGGTTCCAAACATTCAGGATGTAAAGGAAATCGGACAGACATTGAAATGGTTCGTCGGAGCTGGTGACAGACCCAGGTACGGGCGATGGACCTACTGGGAAAAATTTGATTATTTTGCTGTATTCTGGGGTGTGGCTGTCATTGGTCTTACCGGAATATGCCTCTGGTTTCCCGAGTGGGTTACGCAGTTTTTTCCAGGATCATGGTTGAATATTGCTACCATCATTCATAGTGATGAGGCTCTTCTGGCAACCGGGTTTATTTTTACTATTCATTTTTTCAATACACACATCCGTCCCGAAAAGTGGCCGCTGGACAGGGTGATCTTCACCGGGACAATCACACTGGATGAATTAAAACATGAGCGCCCCAGGGAATATGAAATGCTGGTCGAGGAAGGGAGGCTGGACGATGTTATTGTTGACAGGCCACCGTTGTGGTTGATTATTTTTTCATATGTGTTTGGTTTTTCGGCGCTGACAATAGGGATGATTCTGGTTTTCACCATAATTTACACAATTTTTAAAATGACGTTCCTCTAA
- a CDS encoding queuosine precursor transporter codes for MATLDLTRYPNELLWLLLLTANFLAILIAYKSFGKTGLYIWIPISTILANIQVLKMVDLFSIGVTLGNITYASSFLATDILSENYQKRDAGKAVLIGFFSLFSTVIIMHIALAFKPNDADFIQDSFTRIFGLLPRIALGSLIAYGVAQFHDVWAYDFWKKRFPAAKFIWLRNNASTMLSQLLDTLIFTTIAFWGMVETNVFLEILTTTYLVKWLVAIADTPFIYIAKIMFDRNWINNDS; via the coding sequence ATGGCTACTTTAGATCTTACAAGATATCCCAACGAACTCCTCTGGTTATTACTCCTCACAGCAAATTTTCTCGCAATACTGATTGCCTATAAAAGTTTCGGGAAAACAGGTCTTTATATCTGGATACCAATCTCAACAATTCTTGCAAATATCCAAGTTCTGAAAATGGTAGATCTTTTCTCTATCGGAGTGACACTTGGCAACATTACCTATGCTTCTTCCTTTCTTGCAACTGACATACTCTCAGAAAACTATCAAAAAAGAGATGCCGGGAAAGCTGTTCTCATTGGTTTTTTCTCTCTTTTTTCAACTGTCATCATCATGCATATTGCCCTGGCCTTCAAACCAAATGATGCTGACTTCATCCAGGACAGTTTTACCCGAATTTTCGGTTTGCTTCCCCGGATTGCCCTGGGCTCACTGATCGCTTACGGTGTGGCTCAGTTCCATGATGTCTGGGCATATGACTTCTGGAAAAAGCGTTTCCCTGCTGCCAAATTCATCTGGTTGAGAAACAACGCTTCAACCATGCTGAGCCAGCTGCTGGACACTCTTATTTTCACTACAATTGCTTTTTGGGGTATGGTCGAAACAAATGTCTTTCTTGAAATACTAACCACCACCTATCTGGTTAAGTGGCTTGTTGCCATTGCAGATACGCCATTTATCTACATTGCGAAAATCATGTTTGACAGAAATTGGATTAACAATGACAGTTGA
- a CDS encoding sigma-54 dependent transcriptional regulator — translation MMSGDLQDIHILIVDDEESIRVTFEMFLKRAGYGRISTAATMEEALLAINEERFDLIISDIVLEGAKGTDLLRHIQKTGLRCPVVMITGFPNLETAADAVRYGAFDYISKPVNKETLLRFVRQALSHWQLQKEKKLLQQENEKYRRYLEVIFSSVSDAIITVDEHTNIVQLNNTAREWLGSMEPEGVINLAGLSDEIGKACLHDATRVINHGETVKEHLVECEMKDGTVRMISLNAAPLKDSVDEFNGAVIVMRDITMAPPTTVGPKRTSFRKFIGSSQVMQDVYQLIENVGRVDTAVLITGESGTGKELAAEALHAESLRKSKPLIKVDCAAIPEDLLESELFGHRKGAFTGADRDRKGRLFHADGGTLFLDEIGDISPRMQLRLLRFLQEQTFTPVGQDISIQVNVRIIAATNVNLKEKVRDGGFREDLYYRLKVVEILLPPLRARKGCVPLLVHHFLSVYRDKLNKNIFSISDQAMELLCNYRWPGNVRELRHVIERACVLCNGTSILVENFPKEIKNDVGRLENRVDSEIPERRQRATDMINTDMFISEEEQILSALQSTGGNKTKAAQLLKIDRSTLYRKMKRYDL, via the coding sequence ATGATGTCAGGTGATCTTCAAGATATCCATATTCTAATTGTTGATGATGAGGAGTCGATTCGTGTCACCTTTGAGATGTTTTTAAAGCGTGCTGGATATGGAAGGATTTCAACAGCTGCCACTATGGAAGAAGCGCTTCTTGCTATTAATGAAGAACGTTTTGACCTGATTATCAGTGATATTGTTCTCGAGGGGGCTAAAGGGACAGATCTTCTACGGCATATCCAGAAGACAGGTCTGCGATGCCCGGTAGTTATGATAACCGGTTTCCCCAACCTGGAAACCGCTGCTGATGCTGTGCGGTATGGAGCATTTGACTATATATCCAAACCGGTTAACAAAGAAACACTCCTGCGTTTTGTCCGTCAGGCTTTGAGTCACTGGCAACTTCAGAAGGAAAAAAAACTATTGCAGCAGGAGAATGAAAAATACAGAAGGTATCTTGAGGTGATTTTCAGCTCGGTCAGTGACGCTATAATCACTGTGGATGAACATACAAATATTGTTCAATTGAATAACACTGCAAGAGAGTGGCTGGGTAGCATGGAACCGGAGGGCGTGATTAATCTTGCCGGGTTGTCCGATGAAATAGGTAAAGCATGTCTTCATGATGCAACCAGGGTGATCAACCATGGCGAAACAGTCAAGGAACATCTGGTTGAGTGTGAAATGAAAGACGGTACGGTCCGCATGATCAGCTTAAATGCTGCACCACTTAAGGATTCTGTTGATGAATTTAATGGGGCTGTAATTGTCATGAGAGATATAACAATGGCACCGCCGACGACTGTTGGCCCGAAGCGAACGTCATTCAGGAAATTTATAGGCTCCAGCCAGGTAATGCAGGATGTATATCAATTGATAGAAAATGTTGGCAGAGTAGATACAGCAGTCCTGATTACTGGCGAATCCGGAACGGGCAAGGAACTGGCAGCAGAGGCCCTTCATGCTGAGAGTCTGAGAAAGAGCAAGCCATTGATAAAGGTTGATTGCGCAGCTATCCCGGAGGACCTTTTAGAGAGTGAACTTTTTGGCCATAGGAAAGGTGCATTTACCGGAGCGGATCGAGATCGTAAAGGTCGATTGTTCCATGCTGATGGAGGAACTCTTTTTCTTGATGAAATTGGCGATATCTCACCCAGAATGCAACTTCGTCTGCTGCGTTTCCTCCAGGAGCAGACTTTTACCCCCGTGGGGCAGGATATTTCCATTCAGGTGAATGTGAGAATTATTGCAGCAACAAATGTTAACCTGAAGGAAAAGGTGAGGGACGGTGGTTTTCGGGAGGATCTTTATTACAGGCTGAAAGTTGTGGAAATACTCCTGCCACCTCTTCGCGCAAGAAAAGGATGTGTGCCACTGCTTGTACATCATTTTCTTAGTGTGTACAGGGATAAGTTGAATAAGAATATATTCAGTATATCTGACCAGGCAATGGAGTTGCTTTGTAATTACCGCTGGCCTGGAAATGTAAGGGAGTTGAGGCATGTGATAGAGCGAGCATGTGTGCTGTGCAACGGAACCAGTATTCTTGTGGAAAATTTTCCAAAGGAGATTAAAAATGATGTCGGCAGGCTGGAGAATCGAGTTGATAGCGAGATACCAGAACGCAGGCAGAGGGCAACAGACATGATAAATACTGATATGTTTATCAGCGAAGAAGAACAGATTCTCTCGGCCCTGCAAAGTACCGGTGGCAATAAAACAAAAGCAGCTCAGTTGCTCAAGATTGATCGGAGCACTCTCTATAGAAAGATGAAACGGTATGATCTGTGA
- a CDS encoding c(7)-type cytochrome triheme domain-containing protein, whose product MTIFPLTRIGVLAFSFFLLVSSRGFAAQAYDEDAYGPEDSITWNTPVQASFSHKVHTMEAGLECADCHDDLFPQEANTTDPKDFTMKAMADGLFCGACHDGDSAFATDTSCGSCHTMSAESVTWKKPTEVNFNHKAHVEEFELSCTSCHDKVFPMKKNIAATRADFTMSAFKNGKYCGTCHNGDDAFDSSTQCESCHVPPERKIVFSQPVKSVVFEHKIHVDKAQLSCESCHKEVFIMGKKTVEDEKPISSENPAEKRKYLETIHARYCGTCHDSSQAFGYLTRCTVCHIGVKGLAAINGETGKNGSHENKKHEK is encoded by the coding sequence ATGACCATCTTTCCCTTGACGAGAATAGGTGTATTGGCCTTTTCATTTTTCTTACTTGTTTCTTCGCGCGGATTTGCTGCACAAGCATACGATGAAGACGCCTATGGTCCGGAAGACAGCATCACCTGGAATACCCCGGTACAGGCATCATTTTCTCACAAGGTTCATACCATGGAAGCAGGACTGGAATGTGCAGATTGCCATGATGATCTATTTCCCCAGGAAGCAAACACTACTGATCCGAAAGACTTCACCATGAAAGCCATGGCTGATGGTCTTTTCTGCGGTGCCTGCCATGATGGTGATTCTGCCTTTGCAACAGATACAAGTTGTGGATCCTGTCATACTATGTCGGCAGAGTCTGTTACCTGGAAGAAACCCACCGAAGTAAATTTCAATCACAAAGCCCATGTTGAGGAATTTGAACTGTCCTGCACCAGCTGCCATGACAAAGTTTTTCCAATGAAAAAAAATATCGCAGCGACACGGGCAGATTTTACCATGTCCGCATTTAAAAATGGAAAGTACTGTGGAACCTGCCATAATGGAGACGATGCCTTTGATTCTTCAACACAGTGTGAATCATGTCATGTGCCTCCAGAAAGAAAAATTGTCTTTTCACAACCTGTAAAATCCGTAGTCTTTGAACATAAAATCCATGTGGACAAGGCACAGCTGTCCTGTGAATCTTGTCACAAAGAAGTCTTTATCATGGGTAAAAAAACAGTTGAAGATGAAAAGCCCATCTCCTCTGAAAACCCGGCTGAAAAGAGAAAATATCTTGAAACGATTCACGCCAGATACTGTGGAACCTGCCATGACTCCTCCCAGGCTTTCGGATATCTTACGCGCTGTACCGTTTGCCACATCGGCGTCAAAGGTCTTGCGGCAATAAATGGTGAAACCGGCAAAAACGGCTCCCACGAAAACAAGAAACATGAAAAGTAA
- a CDS encoding SpoIIE family protein phosphatase, producing MATLSPVTLGTTITITFLGLLAIRPLLYKRFVSDKTSMLRARRAFFIEFCTCILAGILIFSYNRFVYGFPIYSFTSLIIGCIIVGFFIGLDASLFQERKVIREAMNKDISSPIPQYFFSMTKKFTFVAVSSTFFISLVIILLLARDVVWLTKVSQDEASIHQAQLSVAYEIFFTMAVLMVLMLNLIVSYSRNLKLLFNNQTRVLEQVSGGNLRQKVPVATYDEFGIIAGHTNTMIDGLRHRFELVSEMKLAEEVQQNLLPDKSPDFQGLQLSGISIYCDATGGDYFDYFKLSENKFGIVVADACGHGVGAALLMISVRAFLHTAVKTYSSPADLLTAINTYISRDCARSGRFTSMFFLEIDRKNASITWVRAGHEPALYYKSADKKFYYLNDRGLVLGIDDQIQYKNSSQGGLQENDIILIGTDGIKESRNPSDEMFGQDRLEEIIMNNDHRSAETIRDKVIEEVSHFRDTLPQEDDITLVVIKIKKTGIES from the coding sequence ATGGCAACCCTGTCCCCCGTGACATTGGGGACCACCATAACCATCACGTTTCTTGGCCTTCTGGCCATCAGACCACTATTGTACAAACGATTTGTGTCTGATAAAACTTCGATGCTTCGCGCAAGAAGAGCCTTTTTCATCGAATTCTGCACATGTATCCTCGCTGGAATTCTTATTTTTTCCTACAACAGATTCGTCTACGGTTTTCCAATCTACAGCTTTACATCCTTGATTATCGGCTGCATAATTGTCGGTTTTTTTATAGGACTGGACGCATCACTTTTCCAGGAAAGAAAGGTAATCAGAGAAGCGATGAACAAAGATATTTCTTCCCCCATACCGCAATATTTTTTTTCAATGACCAAGAAGTTTACTTTTGTAGCAGTATCATCAACCTTTTTTATCTCACTGGTTATAATTCTACTTCTTGCCCGAGACGTGGTATGGCTGACAAAAGTTTCTCAGGATGAAGCCTCCATTCATCAAGCGCAACTCTCTGTCGCCTATGAAATTTTTTTCACGATGGCTGTACTGATGGTGTTGATGCTTAACCTTATCGTTTCCTACTCAAGAAACCTGAAGCTCTTGTTTAATAATCAAACCAGAGTGCTGGAGCAGGTCAGTGGTGGAAACCTCAGGCAGAAGGTTCCCGTGGCAACCTACGATGAATTCGGTATTATCGCTGGACATACCAATACCATGATTGATGGACTGCGCCATCGTTTTGAACTCGTCAGTGAAATGAAACTTGCCGAAGAGGTGCAACAAAACCTGCTCCCAGATAAGAGTCCGGACTTTCAGGGCCTTCAGCTGTCAGGCATTAGTATCTATTGTGATGCTACCGGAGGAGACTATTTCGACTATTTTAAACTCTCTGAAAACAAGTTTGGTATTGTAGTGGCAGATGCCTGTGGGCATGGAGTAGGGGCAGCACTCTTAATGATATCTGTTCGTGCTTTTCTTCATACGGCAGTAAAAACTTACAGCTCTCCAGCTGACCTGCTCACAGCTATAAATACATATATTTCCAGAGACTGTGCCAGGTCCGGTCGATTTACTTCCATGTTCTTTCTTGAAATAGACAGAAAAAATGCTTCGATTACCTGGGTACGGGCAGGACACGAACCGGCCCTTTATTACAAATCTGCGGATAAAAAATTTTATTATCTGAACGACCGGGGACTTGTTCTCGGAATTGACGATCAAATTCAATACAAAAACAGCTCTCAAGGTGGTTTGCAGGAAAACGACATTATCCTTATAGGAACCGATGGAATCAAAGAATCACGAAACCCGTCAGATGAAATGTTTGGTCAGGATCGTTTGGAAGAAATCATAATGAACAACGATCACAGATCTGCAGAAACAATCCGGGATAAGGTAATTGAAGAAGTCTCACATTTTCGGGACACCCTTCCCCAGGAAGATGACATCACCCTGGTTGTCATCAAAATAAAAAAAACTGGAATTGAGTCTTGA
- a CDS encoding cytochrome c3 family protein, with translation MEKKGNGSRKVLAGFFFIFLIILVMTGQQAMSMSNEDCLECHGEEDITREADDSSVFVDAVIFAKSVHGDEECVSCHQDADTEDDEHPEELARVNCAECHEDVSEVYEKSVHGKARTRGDELAPYCSSCHGTHNILPQSDPESKVYVLNIPVTCGKCHKEGSPMTKIHTDIDQQNVLQNYSMSIHGKGLIKAGLTVAAVCTSCHTSHNVLPHTNPNSSINRHNVAKTCMKCHANIETTHQKVIRKALWEKEPHKIPSCVECHQPHTQRQVVYSDSLTDEYCMKCHGDPNLVTADEEGGVRSLYVDLDEYDEFKGTLHKKEKLACVKCHSNMDSAREPVCKDSGRVDCSSCHADENKDYEKSIHGQMLAKLDPNAPYCTDCHGKHANMSRANPDSLINPINIPSLCGSCHQDGKKAAVRISGGEKNIVSTYSMSIHGKGLEKSGLLVSATCASCHTGHLVLPASDPEATVNWKHVSDTCEKCHYGVAMKVNQSVHKPPVGADPTNFPICSDCHSAHGVERGGEASFRKKQASECEKCHKEQVETYRESYHGKASMLAGGERAAQCSDCHGSHGILATTDPDGTLSPENAVKTCRKCHPTATANFTSYRTHATHGDKERNPDMYYAFWGMTILLLGTFSLFGLHTLLWFPRSFKERLELMKKARRKEEE, from the coding sequence ATGGAAAAAAAAGGCAATGGAAGCAGAAAAGTATTGGCAGGATTTTTTTTCATTTTTCTGATTATCCTCGTTATGACGGGACAGCAGGCGATGTCCATGAGTAATGAAGATTGTCTGGAATGTCACGGAGAAGAAGATATCACCAGGGAAGCCGATGACAGTTCGGTCTTTGTGGATGCGGTGATTTTTGCCAAATCCGTGCATGGAGATGAAGAATGCGTTTCATGTCATCAGGATGCTGATACGGAGGATGATGAGCATCCCGAGGAGCTGGCCAGAGTAAACTGTGCGGAATGTCATGAGGATGTGTCGGAAGTATATGAGAAAAGTGTGCATGGAAAGGCCAGGACCAGGGGTGACGAGCTTGCTCCTTACTGTTCTTCCTGTCATGGGACCCATAACATTCTGCCGCAGAGTGATCCTGAGTCAAAGGTTTACGTCCTCAATATCCCTGTTACCTGTGGAAAGTGTCATAAGGAAGGAAGTCCGATGACAAAGATTCATACGGACATCGATCAGCAAAATGTTTTGCAGAATTATTCCATGTCCATACATGGCAAGGGGCTGATAAAAGCTGGACTGACAGTTGCAGCAGTGTGCACCAGTTGTCATACGTCCCATAATGTATTGCCGCACACAAACCCGAATTCATCAATAAATCGGCATAATGTTGCGAAAACATGTATGAAATGTCATGCCAATATTGAAACTACCCATCAAAAAGTTATCAGGAAGGCACTTTGGGAGAAAGAACCTCATAAAATACCATCCTGCGTTGAATGTCATCAACCTCACACGCAGAGACAGGTGGTCTACTCGGACAGTTTAACCGATGAGTACTGTATGAAGTGTCATGGTGACCCAAACCTTGTGACAGCCGACGAGGAAGGTGGAGTACGCAGCCTCTACGTTGATTTGGATGAGTATGATGAGTTTAAAGGTACACTGCACAAGAAAGAAAAACTGGCGTGTGTGAAATGTCATTCGAATATGGACAGTGCAAGGGAACCTGTTTGCAAAGATTCAGGTCGTGTGGATTGTTCCTCCTGTCATGCGGACGAAAATAAAGACTACGAGAAGAGTATCCACGGTCAAATGCTCGCCAAACTTGATCCCAATGCCCCGTATTGTACCGACTGTCATGGAAAACATGCCAATATGTCTCGGGCAAATCCAGATTCTCTTATAAATCCTATTAATATCCCCTCTCTCTGTGGTTCCTGTCATCAGGACGGGAAAAAGGCTGCTGTGAGAATAAGTGGTGGGGAAAAAAATATCGTTTCCACTTATTCCATGAGTATTCATGGCAAGGGATTGGAGAAAAGTGGTCTTCTTGTTTCCGCGACCTGTGCCAGCTGTCATACCGGTCATCTTGTTTTGCCCGCATCCGACCCGGAGGCTACGGTAAATTGGAAACATGTGAGCGACACCTGTGAGAAATGTCACTATGGTGTGGCCATGAAAGTCAATCAATCCGTTCATAAACCGCCCGTTGGTGCCGATCCTACAAATTTTCCAATCTGCAGTGACTGTCATTCAGCGCACGGTGTCGAGAGGGGCGGTGAGGCGTCTTTCAGGAAAAAGCAGGCCAGTGAGTGTGAAAAATGTCATAAAGAGCAGGTTGAGACATATCGCGAAAGTTATCATGGAAAAGCTTCAATGCTGGCAGGGGGTGAAAGGGCCGCCCAGTGTTCCGATTGCCATGGCAGTCATGGTATCCTTGCCACGACAGATCCGGATGGTACGTTATCCCCGGAGAATGCAGTGAAGACATGTCGAAAATGTCATCCAACTGCAACGGCAAATTTTACGAGTTACCGTACCCATGCTACTCATGGTGATAAAGAACGCAATCCTGACATGTACTATGCATTCTGGGGCATGACCATTCTGCTCCTGGGTACCTTTTCACTGTTCGGACTGCATACCTTACTCTGGTTCCCTCGTTCTTTTAAAGAACGCCTGGAGCTTATGAAAAAAGCTCGCAGGAAAGAAGAAGAGTAG